In one Salipiger abyssi genomic region, the following are encoded:
- a CDS encoding ABC transporter substrate-binding protein, translating to MKSVIAAATLAATLALPAWADPDPADWQAVREAAQGQTVYWNAWGGSDSVNAFIAWIGAQAADRGVTLEHVKLSDTAEAVSRVLAEKTAGRDTGGGIDLIWINGENFAAMKEEGLLFGPWAEALPNRALTDPENAALSADFTVPTDGLESPWGTAQLVFYHDSARLPEPPRSMSALLDWAEDNPGRFAFPQPPDFLGSTFLKQALIELTPDRDALSLPVTQADYAAVTAPLWEFMDALTPLLWRQGRAYPQNSARLIQLMADNEIDIGFEFNPNAAANAIANGQLPDSVRSHVHEGGTLGNASFVAIPYNANAREGAMVVANILLSPEAQARMADPEIWGLGTVLDMTRLDDADRARFEAIAAGPATLSAAELGAPLPEPHPSWMERLEEDWAARYGIAE from the coding sequence ATGAAATCCGTCATCGCCGCCGCAACACTGGCCGCCACGCTCGCCCTGCCCGCCTGGGCAGACCCCGACCCCGCCGACTGGCAGGCGGTGCGCGAGGCGGCGCAGGGCCAGACCGTCTACTGGAACGCCTGGGGCGGCTCGGACTCGGTCAACGCCTTCATCGCCTGGATCGGCGCGCAGGCGGCGGATCGGGGCGTGACGCTGGAACATGTCAAGCTCAGCGACACCGCCGAGGCGGTGAGCCGCGTGCTGGCGGAAAAGACCGCCGGCAGGGATACGGGTGGCGGCATCGACCTCATCTGGATCAATGGCGAGAATTTCGCCGCGATGAAGGAAGAGGGCCTGCTCTTCGGCCCCTGGGCCGAGGCGCTGCCCAACCGCGCGCTGACCGATCCCGAGAACGCGGCACTTTCGGCGGATTTCACCGTACCCACCGACGGGCTGGAAAGCCCCTGGGGCACAGCACAGCTCGTCTTCTACCACGACAGCGCCCGCCTGCCCGAGCCGCCGCGCTCGATGTCGGCGCTGCTCGACTGGGCAGAGGACAACCCGGGCCGCTTCGCCTTTCCGCAGCCGCCGGATTTCCTCGGCTCGACCTTCCTGAAACAGGCGCTGATCGAGCTGACGCCGGATCGCGACGCGCTGTCGCTGCCGGTGACGCAGGCCGATTACGCCGCCGTCACCGCGCCGCTCTGGGAGTTCATGGACGCCCTTACCCCGCTGCTCTGGCGTCAGGGCCGGGCCTATCCGCAGAACAGCGCGCGGCTCATTCAGCTCATGGCCGATAACGAGATCGACATCGGCTTCGAGTTCAACCCCAACGCCGCCGCCAATGCCATCGCCAACGGCCAGCTTCCGGACAGCGTGCGCAGCCATGTGCATGAGGGCGGCACGCTGGGCAATGCCAGCTTTGTCGCCATCCCCTACAACGCCAATGCCAGGGAAGGCGCGATGGTGGTGGCCAATATCCTGCTCTCGCCCGAGGCGCAGGCGCGCATGGCCGATCCGGAGATCTGGGGGCTGGGCACCGTGCTCGACATGACGCGGCTCGACGATGCCGACCGCGCCCGCTTCGAGGCCATCGCCGCCGGCCCCGCCACGCTGAGCGCCGCCGAGCTCGGCGCCCCCCTGCCCGAGCCGCACCCGTCCTGGATGGAGCGGCTGGAGGAAGACTGGGCGGCACGCTACGGGATCGCCGAGTAA
- a CDS encoding class I SAM-dependent methyltransferase, with protein MWEERYNTEDYVFGREPAAFLRRHESWLKRGEFALSVADGEGRNSVFLAEKGLKVIAWDGAPTAVEKARALAHERGVAVAYEVADIEHWAWPEARFDLVLGVFIQFVGPEARARLFERMKRAVKPGGVLMLHGYTPKQLDYGTGGPKAVENLYTPELLREAFGDLEIRELEAYEAELDEGGGHVGRSALIDLVAVKPLS; from the coding sequence ATGTGGGAAGAGCGCTACAATACCGAGGATTACGTGTTCGGGCGCGAGCCGGCGGCCTTCCTACGCCGGCACGAAAGCTGGCTGAAGCGGGGGGAGTTTGCGCTCTCGGTGGCCGATGGCGAGGGGCGCAACTCGGTGTTCCTGGCGGAAAAGGGCCTGAAGGTGATCGCCTGGGACGGGGCGCCCACGGCGGTGGAGAAAGCGCGGGCGCTCGCGCATGAGCGCGGGGTCGCGGTGGCCTATGAGGTGGCCGATATCGAGCACTGGGCCTGGCCCGAGGCACGGTTCGATCTGGTGCTGGGCGTGTTCATCCAGTTCGTCGGCCCTGAGGCGCGGGCGCGGCTTTTCGAGCGGATGAAACGCGCGGTGAAACCCGGTGGCGTGCTGATGCTGCACGGCTACACGCCGAAACAGCTTGATTATGGCACAGGCGGGCCGAAGGCGGTGGAGAACCTCTATACGCCCGAGCTGCTGCGCGAAGCCTTTGGCGATCTGGAGATCCGCGAGCTCGAAGCCTATGAGGCGGAGCTCGACGAGGGCGGCGGCCATGTCGGGCGCTCGGCGCTGATCGACCTCGTGGCGGTGAAGCCTTTGTCGTGA